Part of the Trypanosoma brucei gambiense DAL972 chromosome 8, complete sequence genome, AGGCCGAGAGGTCGCTTGATAGTGCCATGGTACTCCGCACACTTGCCCATGGGTGGGGTTCGTCCCCCACATTTGAAGATGTTGTAAAGTGCTGTCTCCGTGCCCGTCGTCGCAGACAACGCCGCTTAGCTGCTCCGAACGAGGAGGAACAAGTAAATGCAATTTCTActgaagaggatgatgccGAGGAAGCGGCTGACATAGCACTCTTGCAGCTGCCTGGTTTGGTTAGGGACCCACTTCAGATTGTCCCCGACCGCAGTGCTGCCCAGTCTTCCGGTGGTGGAGGGAAGTGCATGTCCGACTCGCTGCACATTGGGCGGTGCGTTTTACAGAGCATGGCGAGCGCTGCAGGCAATCCGGAGCGTCTGCTTTGGTGGTGCCGTTGTCGGTTGCTCTGTATGCAGTTGTTATCGCCAGCTGACTGTGAGGAACTGTTGGCTGGACCATCATGCGATTTCTTTCGTAGCTTGTGGAAGGTAGAGCGCATGTTTGGTGACATTTTAGACCTTGCGGAACATGATGACGATGGGGAGGAGAGTGATGCGTGCTACGGTGGTATTAGCAGTACTAGTGGCGTGGGCAGCGCCCCGACGGTGGCTGCTCTTGTTGGGATAGTAGCTGACATTGTGCGTGGGTGGCATAGGGCAGAAaatagtggtggtgcaatggGGAGTATTGTTTTAAACTACACGTCGCGTAACCCATTCGAAACAGTGAACCGAGTCGTGCCCGGGCACCGCAAGTTTCAGCAGCGGAGCCACCGTTGCCTTGCGCGCGACTGGCAGTACGGACTCTTAGTGCAGTATCACAGTACACACTTGGCGGTTTTTCCGCACCCCAACTCGTCATATGCCACGATGTTGCCTGTGATGGTCGCTCAGCTGACCGACGTGTTGCGGCATTACCCGCACTACAGCCCTATTCAGCTCATGTACTCCCTGGCACTCACGCGGgagaacacaaacacgtCAGTTGCACTGAACTCGGGTCTTGTGCCTGCTATAGTAACAGTGATGAGAACGTACATGGATGAGAAACAAGAATATGGGGAAAACGCTAGTGCAGACAATGGGACAGAAGGAATTCGATACGGCTGGTCGTATAAGGCGGCAGGTGTGCTTCACTGGTGTTTCACTGTGCTAGAGCAACTGGCGACACTTTCTACACATGAATCCGTGAACCCTATAGTGTTTTTGCTGTCTCCTGCAGAGGAAGACGGCTATGAGTTGTGTCATCATATTTGTAAAAAGATTTTCTACCCCGGCGGACATCCCGTGCTATTGGTCGCCGCATTCCGCTTCTTTTCTGCGTGCATTCATCACAACGTACGGGATGTTGTTCCTGCACTGCAACAGCGTGGCGTGTTAGACACACTACTGAAGATTGGGGAGAGTACGGATATTCTCGAGAGGTACAATTGCCCTAGAGGTGAGGCGAATTCAGAGGAAGGAGTAGCGGTTCAGCAAGCGGGAGAGGGCCAACCACCGCTTGCTACGAGTGTGAAAGGAAATAAGGTAGCACCGATTACACTTGCCGAGTACTCTGCTTACTATGAGCAAGCAGTGCCAATAGTGTGCATATGCAGTATGCTACAAGCCTTCGCTGTGCACAATAGCACGCACGCGAGCCTAGTCAATCGGATGATCATGCGGCGTTTCGTATGGAGTCTTACTGTCCCGTATTTTCCGGAAGTGTCGTCTCCGCTGTCGGTTCCGTCGTCTCCTTCTACTCTCGCTGTGCTTTGTGTGGAGAGGGTGGAGCCCCAGCGTGTATTCACAAGACtagctgctgccgctggtgTGGACCTGCTCGTGCTCATACGCACCCTTCCGCCGCTGCAGGACTACTTTTTCGAGTCCGTGGAAGAGACCCTGAAGTCTCTTATTGAGGAGGCTAAACAGAAGGGACCACCACTAAGGGATGTTGGCCTGTCTATGTGGAACATACTTGCATGTTTCAGTGACCTCGAGTACAAGCAACTCGCGCAACGTGGTTCAGGTCGCCGCGGGCGCAGCCAACGCGCAGATCAAGCCAGTGAAGCAGCTGATGCCTTGCTTGACAAGTTTAAGAATTGCGGTAAGGTGGTAGCAGGTTCTTTAGGCACTCTTCTGAAGCTTTCGTCGACAGTCCCCTTTGCTAGTCCCGTATCCTTGCTCAGCAATGGCAATGTGTTGACTTCTAATCTCTTCGACGTTCAGTGCATGATGTTCGAATCGCTTACACGTGAGGTAATCCAGTTTGCATCTGATATTGTAAAGGACGCTCTGCAAGGGGGGAACAATGGTGTTTTGACGGAGGAGCAGGCAGGAGCACTGTggtctttgtttttcctgtTCTTTCGAAAGACTTCTCACGGCTCGTCGTCTGCAAATGGCACAAACCACTTTCGTCGCGATCTGGCCAACGTTATTTTTGACGCGTTCATTGCACTTGAGATGGCGACCGGCACACAGAGGACACAAGAAGAGTCTGCAGGGTCTGCGGTCCCTGCGCTTACCCCGGTAGCTGCTTCCCCAACGGTTGGAGACCAGGTTATTGGTTTGATGGATGCCCATTCAATGTGGAGCTCGGATTTCGAGTTGTCTGCACTAGCGAACAACTTGCTGAGTAGCGCTTTGTCCATGGCTTTACCTCCGTCAGATCGGTCGCCTGCCAACACCCCCCTAAacttttttgctgctgttgttgatggaCCCAACGCCGGTAACGATGCCTTCGGTGTCAGGCACGTTGATACGACGTCTGCTGATGCAGAAAGGGGGAATACGGAAACAGGCCCGAGTGCCGTTAGTGGTTCGTCCAGTGCTGTGGAGCGATTCCGCAATGATGTGTCCAGGCTTCTCACTTCGTCGCAGACACGGCACCGGCACTCTCTACCAACTTTCCATACACATTATCACGGGAGTGGGGTGCCGCTAAATCCTCATACATCTGGCTCGGGTCACATTATGTTAGTCGCCCCATCGTACATCCTTGGTGGAGTGCGGGAGCTGCTTCAGAAAGTGGCAAAATCTGTGACGGCTGCTGCAAGGGTGCgcaaagaggaggaggacatAAAGGAGGAGGGCGATACCAGTGAAGCCGGGTGTCCACCTCAGAAAATGCAGTCGGAACAAATGCATCACTTTGCGGCACTTGAGGCTGTGGATCTTGCGCCCTTGCGGGAGGCGGAAATGCGTTTGCAAGCCGCGGAGGCGGCGCTTTCCGTTGGTTGGAAGTACATTAGTGGGAACAGTGGTTTGGTAGCGTTTCTTCATAATATTATAGGAAACCTCTGGCGAATTACGGAGTGTCTTTTGCCAGTGCAGAATAGCCAGTTGTTAACGGGACCGTTGTCGTCGACATCTTCTGCGTTGGTGAATAATCCTTGTAACTCCTGTGGTGTCGGCGGCGTGGCTGAAAGGGGGAGTGCGGTTGCCACGAGCGACACGACTGCGAACTCGGGTGCCACCGCAGGACCACCATTAGATGCAGAAAAACTGAAGACAGTTGTTGGATACTTGACTGGCATCCTCGAGGCACTGCTGAAGCTACCTCCCGACCGTGGTCTCCAGCGATTTCCGTGGCAACCGAGGTTGCTTTACTTTGCACTCATTACCTGGCGGTCGCGTGGGCTCGAGCTGAGTCCGGCGATGATACTTGGAGCGCTTGCGCATCTGGTGGATCTGGGTAGTGAAGTTTTTAAGCGGGGTGCCACTGTGATATCTCCTTCGATCAGCGCTTGTGAAAGTGAAGTGGATGTGGAAGCGGTGGGGGATGACCGATCGCCGCTCACTCTAGGCTCCCCACCGCGTCCCGATTCCCATCATCCCAATCGCAGTGAGGAGGACAGCATGGTGAGGATTCGTGTGGCTGGCGACTTCGCCGATCTGTTTGGTGAGGTGCTGCCATCTGTGTCACTGCGATCGGAGCGGCTAGTGCAACTTTCCCTTCGAAATAGGACGTCGAGGTTAGACACCCCTGTCGCTCCAAGAACCCCTGAAGTCTCGGCAACGGGGTTCCCTCGCGACACGGAGGAGTGGAGGGGGTTTGGACCTGTTTCGTTGGCGGAGTACGCCCCCTGCTGGGTTCTTGAGGTTGCAGCCACCATGCACGCTAATGACAAATCTGTAGGGAAAATGTGGGTGCTCATACGTCGGCTCTGCAGCAAGTTGTGCTGGATTTACCACACGTACAGTTCGCCAGTTTCCGCTAACTCGGGTGCAGGTGATGATGACCAGCCAAAAAAGGGTATTTTACTGATAGAAAGAATAATTCGCCTTGTTCTTGAGGACCCTGTTCGCAACTATACTCTTTTGGAATTTCTAGCCGTCGTTTTGTCGCAGGATGAAACCACGGCTCAACGCGAGGCACTTGTCACACGAACTCAGCTTCCGTACGCCATATTGGATTGCATTGTGAAAGAAGTCAGGCGGATTGAAAATGAGCAGAACGAGGATGCTtccaagaaaaaggaaaagtggtCTCTTCGAAACTCTATGCTAGGCCAACTCTTCTGTTTCCTGTCGTCGTGTTCAGTAGGCGCGCTGACGGAGAAGGGAACCGGGGCCTGTCCGCATTACCGCGGTAATTCCACCAGCTTCTGTTGGATGGGGCACCTTTGTCCTCATCCCCACGTTGGCGATAAGTCCGGCTCGCACATGAGACGAGGATCTGCGAGGTCGTCAAAGGTGACGCGACAAATAGCAAAGGTGCTTGAAGAGTTTGGTTACAAAGGGGATGTTTCTCCTCAAGCCCCACCTAGTGAACTAGAAACGGTGACGTCGGACGCCGTAACCGGTGCGACGTCACGGCGCGCCACTGGTCGCAACATGCGGGGCACTGAGGCACCAGGGCAAAACCCTGCTGAAAATGCAAGAAACGATGGGGATGAGACTGCCACTCACCAGGACGATGCAGTATCTGGAGTTTCTTCTGTCACGAAAAAGTGTGTTGATGTGAAGCTCAAACTGTCATCCGTCGTTGGAGGCACGTCGTCACTTCCAAAGTCTATGCTGTCTGAGTGCGCAGTGCTTGTTCTAGATTATCTtgccgatgatgatgaaacaAACGAAGCTGAGAAGTGGGAGTCACTGAATACGGAGGATACGAGAAGCGACACCCTCTGTACTCCACGTCACGTTGCTCGCCGTGCCGCCAAAGTGAGCGGTGAAACGAACGTATTGGAAACACCCATAATATGCATTGCTGTGGCGTTGTTGGCCCAGTTGTTGGACGCGGGTGATACCACACTACTGTCTCACATATACAAACTTAACGAAACATCGAAGAAGGGCTTTGTTATGCGGGCTGTTTCCCGGTTGCTGAGGGAGGATATGATACCCACCTCggtttgtgtgcatgtgctTAAAGCCCTCGTTGACCAGTCGGACCACACCGAGTGGGTGGTGTACTCAGCCATGGTCAGCGCGGTTCAAAATTGTATTCGCGCTGGTGTCACGGTGTTGTTAAAGGAGACAGATGTCCGCGACATGTACGCGAGTAGCGTGCTTGGTGCCGGGCGAAAGGCTATCGCTCCCCGTGTTGGCGGAGATGTGTACCGCCACTCGGTGCCTATGGATGAATTTGTTACGTGCCTTCGCACTGTTGTTGATAAGCATCCAAAGGCTTTTTGTACCGTGTTTAATAGCGCTTGCATTGTGCACATTGTTTCTGCGGAGGGGAACCCCAAGGGAGACACCAGGAGTGCCGTATTACTAGCTCCGCGTAAGCCCCCACGCATCCATGCAATGGGAAGTGCCCCGTCGCCTCAACGCACCACTGTGGAGTATGTGTTGGACACACTTCTGCGCCGTCTTGCACAAAAGCAGCTGCCACCAAGTTTTGTTGCAGCAGTGCTGAACAACATCACCACTCTCCCTGCGGTGGCATCTATTGTAACGACTTATTGCGTAAACGTTCCAGTTCCGGAGAGCATGCGGGGTGCCTTTCTGGACCAGAAGGCTGAGGAGGATGAACCCACGCTAAACCAGAAACAGGAGTTTGGTGACAGCTTTTTATTGCATGAGGCGACGCCTCGGCCACTTACCCCGTTCCTTGCCGTGCTCCTATTTATGGACGAGCGGCAATTGGAGTGCCTCGAGCCGTTTCTTTCTAATGTTGCGCAGAAGGCACCATCGCGTATGGCGCATATTCTCCTCCAGGCACTTGATGTAACACTTACGGCGCTTTCTTCGGAGAACAGCGGGGGTAACTGTCTTGTTACCcgaaatgaagaaatggaaCTTGTGCACCGTGCGTCAAGTAGGCCTTCGCCGCGTACCATGGCCTGTAGCTTGCTGCATGCGCTTCGGCTGCTGCTCGTGGTGACCTCCAGTTCGCTAGTTTGGCGCCTGTGCGAAGAGCTGTGGCAGCGTGGCGCACTTGACTTATTGTATCGGATGGTTGAGCAGAAGTGTTATTCAACAGAGAAAGATGCGGCCACACTGATCCTCGTCATCCGGCGCCTGCTTCTGGCCCACAGCAAGTGCGCCGGACGGAGCAACGGGAAGGTTTCACCGGCTGCCGGCCATGGTGTTACAGCTGGCAGCAGCGTGAGCAGGGGGACAATGACTGGCTTGCAGGGCGCAGAACTGTCGGATGCCCATCTGGGACTAATGCGGCACCGACAGagacggcagcagcagcagagcgGTGCAgaggaggatgaagaggattCACAGACCCCTCCACCAG contains:
- a CDS encoding ubiquitin-protein ligase, putative; the protein is MLAVRGRAGSFRNQGGMTFQGNEYHVTQQLQLLPPVLQRYVGRLHECLVDCRLTPQVFHEILNDEEFFRDVRGSYNKRFGDIIKTVAGEWWSTCMKDILQRVSSAADGVDNAPAASCSAVRAANEETTEGTSSLDQVLPGKCDDEASSIEVCRDLRAVLLLAVVVCSPYCVIRGPDTPVITCTARVMLCRDPSIIYLGLLINLAQSNQAERSLDSAMVLRTLAHGWGSSPTFEDVVKCCLRARRRRQRRLAAPNEEEQVNAISTEEDDAEEAADIALLQLPGLVRDPLQIVPDRSAAQSSGGGGKCMSDSLHIGRCVLQSMASAAGNPERLLWWCRCRLLCMQLLSPADCEELLAGPSCDFFRSLWKVERMFGDILDLAEHDDDGEESDACYGGISSTSGVGSAPTVAALVGIVADIVRGWHRAENSGGAMGSIVLNYTSRNPFETVNRVVPGHRKFQQRSHRCLARDWQYGLLVQYHSTHLAVFPHPNSSYATMLPVMVAQLTDVLRHYPHYSPIQLMYSLALTRENTNTSVALNSGLVPAIVTVMRTYMDEKQEYGENASADNGTEGIRYGWSYKAAGVLHWCFTVLEQLATLSTHESVNPIVFLLSPAEEDGYELCHHICKKIFYPGGHPVLLVAAFRFFSACIHHNVRDVVPALQQRGVLDTLLKIGESTDILERYNCPRGEANSEEGVAVQQAGEGQPPLATSVKGNKVAPITLAEYSAYYEQAVPIVCICSMLQAFAVHNSTHASLVNRMIMRRFVWSLTVPYFPEVSSPLSVPSSPSTLAVLCVERVEPQRVFTRLAAAAGVDLLVLIRTLPPLQDYFFESVEETLKSLIEEAKQKGPPLRDVGLSMWNILACFSDLEYKQLAQRGSGRRGRSQRADQASEAADALLDKFKNCGKVVAGSLGTLLKLSSTVPFASPVSLLSNGNVLTSNLFDVQCMMFESLTREVIQFASDIVKDALQGGNNGVLTEEQAGALWSLFFLFFRKTSHGSSSANGTNHFRRDLANVIFDAFIALEMATGTQRTQEESAGSAVPALTPVAASPTVGDQVIGLMDAHSMWSSDFELSALANNLLSSALSMALPPSDRSPANTPLNFFAAVVDGPNAGNDAFGVRHVDTTSADAERGNTETGPSAVSGSSSAVERFRNDVSRLLTSSQTRHRHSLPTFHTHYHGSGVPLNPHTSGSGHIMLVAPSYILGGVRELLQKVAKSVTAAARVRKEEEDIKEEGDTSEAGCPPQKMQSEQMHHFAALEAVDLAPLREAEMRLQAAEAALSVGWKYISGNSGLVAFLHNIIGNLWRITECLLPVQNSQLLTGPLSSTSSALVNNPCNSCGVGGVAERGSAVATSDTTANSGATAGPPLDAEKLKTVVGYLTGILEALLKLPPDRGLQRFPWQPRLLYFALITWRSRGLELSPAMILGALAHLVDLGSEVFKRGATVISPSISACESEVDVEAVGDDRSPLTLGSPPRPDSHHPNRSEEDSMVRIRVAGDFADLFGEVLPSVSLRSERLVQLSLRNRTSRLDTPVAPRTPEVSATGFPRDTEEWRGFGPVSLAEYAPCWVLEVAATMHANDKSVGKMWVLIRRLCSKLCWIYHTYSSPVSANSGAGDDDQPKKGILLIERIIRLVLEDPVRNYTLLEFLAVVLSQDETTAQREALVTRTQLPYAILDCIVKEVRRIENEQNEDASKKKEKWSLRNSMLGQLFCFLSSCSVGALTEKGTGACPHYRGNSTSFCWMGHLCPHPHVGDKSGSHMRRGSARSSKVTRQIAKVLEEFGYKGDVSPQAPPSELETVTSDAVTGATSRRATGRNMRGTEAPGQNPAENARNDGDETATHQDDAVSGVSSVTKKCVDVKLKLSSVVGGTSSLPKSMLSECAVLVLDYLADDDETNEAEKWESLNTEDTRSDTLCTPRHVARRAAKVSGETNVLETPIICIAVALLAQLLDAGDTTLLSHIYKLNETSKKGFVMRAVSRLLREDMIPTSVCVHVLKALVDQSDHTEWVVYSAMVSAVQNCIRAGVTVLLKETDVRDMYASSVLGAGRKAIAPRVGGDVYRHSVPMDEFVTCLRTVVDKHPKAFCTVFNSACIVHIVSAEGNPKGDTRSAVLLAPRKPPRIHAMGSAPSPQRTTVEYVLDTLLRRLAQKQLPPSFVAAVLNNITTLPAVASIVTTYCVNVPVPESMRGAFLDQKAEEDEPTLNQKQEFGDSFLLHEATPRPLTPFLAVLLFMDERQLECLEPFLSNVAQKAPSRMAHILLQALDVTLTALSSENSGGNCLVTRNEEMELVHRASSRPSPRTMACSLLHALRLLLVVTSSSLVWRLCEELWQRGALDLLYRMVEQKCYSTEKDAATLILVIRRLLLAHSKCAGRSNGKVSPAAGHGVTAGSSVSRGTMTGLQGAELSDAHLGLMRHRQRRQQQQSGAEEDEEDSQTPPPDTGREEGRTLGEAGMSPLPTGMQQPHRQQFLQSGSVDDSFYLNALVNGNDSRREASDSNNRRRRSLEEGTFSGFLLGLGELLRPTQDIVSFESRNISDSTHDEDESDVTGDGDIGGVSPGQQAIHLVVGRIGGGFTPRGSGDGDDNSGHNEGGERNIARGARSESGFDMSGADDDDMGGNDDGGPHSDGGDDDDVEGADFDLNDTDDDDDDDDDDDDDDDDDDDDDDDEELLNFDSEYYDDEMERGSVSFSPHNRYPPGGLLGGTGPQIPFDSFTVGNEPRMDGRPASIEAWDFSSVRRDQRIRLEDLHPHGEGWSLPSAVPDPADFWSVFAHGRLEGADHMFHTLYGSSRHSSTSRLVNICSIVNMEVREQWESVQALHPVRQVLRETSEAPPDPEVTPPAPEAAGEPRNGDETAAWNAGGDDITLIGGNGDTQPLLYEPGHGEGQLQQQVNDRTGTDIATMAEANVAHVPGETATQGFSNSESSGATRILASPGSATDDVGAGLALLDFGGQSVAPQADPAETHIASDAGVTSSVVASAGSALTAPPTAIAEPPMEEQPWFNVIRPHFLLELPETLRRELLFDHMNVLLGSETRELEGHQTRIFAAFFTQLPADVQREAAEVEQRWRQVTGDVPSSAGNETPSRSVLLDLLATVDTELRQEILATCDLGDLEEYPELLREANRARQSRAVEAVSEGDASVPRQLRRREGALTVMRGRRPADAEGANAAVSVFGTDALSTLTLPRIPPVLRRIRGLGPVAYHQHRDNSLSWFTSNMSGNHHPRNLGRRQNSRIRDESSDDDNVNRRGYSSRGFAFITEAHLVSCIRAQQSRVVRDERVTPPPNRQNGAAGVENAVPAIPSAILKQLVELIWLSKASYSPLDRPTSSSTDLYVGSQLVQLLVTACRKPETAAEAMLFLVDTVLERIPSTSYSLSHESVGSESSQTGPHGVTDSGRNALPTASLVTSTNGVGRAVGASVDVIRDCGRVALRTLLVIGQLIERCRAAGLSVTTLPDSVYMKVTQSSAESPITAQEETTGSRLFKKLVELVLRVPLPRVEAAFTRVLCRLNQQLQRLEEIAPVSRRAPRDVDLESQGDNVIFHLRHPHPLRWQNLHRYPYVDSGYICNRCNTTFHTETVAFHCEMCRFDICPACSFVSLTVEEERVRGRHWGYSLVSSKGTMEAALQLLRHPNCTDDMAQEVMEFFRRGIKESAHRDKGVAAANTSAAIAMVERVIIDLANSITVEIHECVNALRAAFPHKVFQSFFLSATSNEDGNSGGTESQQWTAQEASVALSYMCLNSTSNKLLALFHPYAESHRPEPREVSLMWHAVQMYLAEVAFILQHIQNRSSVLLPQAVLLLLSTFCQFHMAEPRRDSSASTASESVSSLSLEKTDTERFMLDSTHASSTVSDAADAAAKLANSEQRQHRDPPPHEGPDVGSTDSDGSGDERPTMPRVVRQFVERNKLTINALIQYDPKVLEGGFKFLRSEPGFVDFNIRLNDFHRQISYASQGPRISLSINRGQCLRDSFAQLSKLNNFHGSISVRFSGEEGADAGGLTREWFQLIAEEMVNDNYALFIHSREGMTYQPNPLSGVNPLHLQYFRFAGIVVGMAVAHRVAIDVHFTRAVYRHMIGIQPTFGDLKSVDPELYENLKWLLVNDVSDLGLFFTVSCEKFGVTEEVELIPNGSQVAVTNANKSQYVRLRCEFCMTRQIEEQLQEFLKGFYAVIPRKEIRNFSAQELELVICGMPDIDVEDLRLNTTYDGYTSTSLQIRWFWEVVAAMSKEDRANLLQFATGASRVPHGGFSNLESSNGSPQRFTVSRWADSAELLPQAHTCFNKIALPEYSSCEELRKKLMVAITLGSRGFTMT